Part of the Drosophila pseudoobscura strain MV-25-SWS-2005 chromosome 2, UCI_Dpse_MV25, whole genome shotgun sequence genome, AAGGCCAAGAAGAAGGAATACCTCAACAGTCAAACACCATGTTTCCGCAGGCAGAGCTGGAGAACTACAAGCTGCAGGTGGAGTTGCTTCAGGAGAAGCTGCAACGCAGGTGAGAGGGTGAACTGTTACCGTAATTACAGCATACGAGGAGAGTCTACTGTACTCCTATGACGGAATACAATATGGCCTGCGGCTAGTCACAGGCAGTCCCTCCTTTGAGGAAGACAGCTTTCCATAAGCTTCTCGTTCTGTCTGTTCGTTCACAAATAACATTCCACTCCACCATATAtattgcatacatatgtacatacgactATTTCCCTTTTGCATAGTGAGGATAATCGCCAACAGTTGGAGCACAAGTTGGACAAAATACTTCAAAAGCGCAGCGACCTGTAAGTAGCCTTTGTCATTGCCTGATAGTGTGCCAAAAGCCGAACCCAACCGCATCGCATCTCCCATAGCGACAAGTCCGTGCGCCTCAAGAGCCGTCAGAAGTACCAGGAGTTTCTCGAGGAGCAGACCGTTCGCAACGAGCGGAACAAGAAGCTCATCCATATGCTGGAGCGGATTGATGAGCAAACCGTTGCCATGTCGCAGCGCAGCGAGAGGCTTAAGATGATGAAGGTAAACCCTCAATGAACTCCAGTCCAAAAGTCAATCAATAATAGAgttctatctccctctctctctctgtctctatgcATCCCTTTGACATGTCCATGTGCAGCTGCAATATCAAATGTACTTTGCGAAATTGGTCCAGAATCAAACATTGCGTTGCATACAACAGCAGGCGACGCAGGCGACGGCCCCAAGTGGcgctggagttggagttggggcagcggcagcggcagtgggtGGCGGCATGCCCATCCAAGTGCTGGTGCCACCCCAAGCAGCAGCGGGCATGCCAACACAGCCaatggctgcagcagcagctcctccacaATGGACCCTTGCCAtggccacacccacacatggGGGCATGCTGCTGACGCCCCAGTTCGCAACGCCAAGTGCAGGTGCACCTCCTGGCGCTCCTGgtcccatgcccatgcctcCGCAGGGCCTGTACTACCCAGAGATGTATGGGGCCACGGGAACAGCTCCACTTGGCACCTCCAACTTGTTCGATCTGCGCGCCACATTGCGCGCCTTTGATAATGAGAATGCCGATTTGCCGGAGCGCATGACTCACTTCAACGCAGCCACATCCAGCCAGGCTGCTCTGACAGGCGATTATCAGGCAGAGGCGAGTGGCAGGGCCACaccggcatcggcatcagcatcagcaggaggtggaggtggaggtggaggaggagcttcCACGACAACATCCAGTTTGGTGGCAGGCCAAGACAAAGGTGCACGGCAACTGAGCAGCACATCCTCGACACTGGCAACATCGTCGTTGACATTTGATAAATTGCCAAAGACGTCCTCCTCGATGACGTTAACGGAGATGCCACTGACGACTCTTGCATCCACTGCTGTCGATGACGTTGGCGGGCAACCGCAAAtggcaggagctgcagcagagaGAGGCCGGGAGATGCGTAGGAGCTGGAGTCGAGAGCAGGATCACGAGCACGAGGGGGTGGCAGACATGGCTGCCTGGACAAATTCACGCGTGACTAAAGTCGAGTATGAAAAATCACCAACTGTCGTTGGCCATAATGAGCCCGGCCAGAGACAGCCccatccacagcagcagcaacagcagcaacagcatcacaATTTTGAAGCGTACTTTGGTGAGCTGAAAATCGATGAGCCCTGGCAGCCAGGAGCATcagcatcaccatcaccatcacaaTCCATGGGACGAACAGCCAGCCCGGCCGGAGACAGACGCCAACAAAACGTGCGTCCCGGTGAGGGGGGCCATGCAGATGGAGGTGAGGGCATATCCGTGGGAGCCAAAGTTTGCCTCACCAACGATTTGCTGGACGAAGTCATAGCCAGTCGTGCGGCACTGGCAAAAGCAGCGGCTGCGGTTGATGAGCAGCTTGCGAGAAGTAATCAATTGCCGCCGCCAGTCGGCAACAACGAACAcgcggccgccgccgccgccgtcgcctcTTCCTCCTCGTGGAACCCAAAGCCCGGAGTGTCGATTGAGAATATTGAAAATGCCATTTACGGCGAACGTTTGACAGGAACTGCGACAGGAGCAGCATCCCCAGCAGCAGTACCGGCAGAACCTGTGACACGAGCACCAACGCAGGGATTTTTCGAGAATTTGGGAGCCAATACATCTCCGCAAGAGCAGGCAGACCAACACACACTAGAAAGGATAGAGGAGGTGCAGAGGGAGAGTCAGCCGGAGCCAGAGGTCACCGATTATGGCCAATACGATGCCAGCAGTTATGGCGAATCCAGCGAGCCCATATACGCCAGCATTGATTccgccagccagcagcaacagcagccaccaggCGCACCGGCAGAGCCGCTTTATAGCGAAATCGGAAATCCCACAGACTATCAGCAGTATGCAACGGATGCCAGTGCagaggctggagctggagctgaagctggcgCTGTAGCAGGACCAGAaacagatgctgctgctggcggtcCTGGTGGTGCTGATGGCGACGAGGCGGGCGCAATGCAACAGGAGTACTCCAATATTGATTACGGCAACTACGAGGCCGGACAGTACGCGGCCGGCTATGATCCCAATGCCTATCCGGGCTACATATACGATGAAGCCACAGGCCAGTACATAGCCGATCCCAATGCCGCTCAGTACGCGCCGGATGGCAGCTATGCTGGGCAGGAATACGATGGCAGTGCCGCGAACTACGACTATGGGTCTTATgccgaacaacaacagcagtcgCCGCAAGAGGAACTGCAACAGATGCAGGCACAGGTGCAGGAGCAGGGAcaacaggaacagcaggaACAACAGGAAGCGTATCCCATGACCAATGACAATGGCCAGAGTGGGATGGAACTggagcagagccagcagccCCTGGCCATCACTCCAGCTGCCATAGCACCGCCCGTCGAGACGAAAGTGGAACCAACAGCCGCCATCACAACCACCACACCCGTCGGCGTCGCCTCAAAGCCTGTCAAGCCCACGTCGATACTCTCGACGACAGACAAACAAGCAGCGCCTAATgatgcgcagcagcagcagcagaagaagaagaagcgcgTTAATTTCGTTGACAGCAGCGAAACGGATGATAGCTCAAGCGCGAAACCAGCCCCGGCCGCAGCTTCAGCGACAggccctgccccagccccggccccggccctgGGTCCCACTTCTGGACCACctacagcaggagcaggaactggtggagccacaaccacagccgCAGGCGGCAGCGAGAGTGATTTCGATTTTTCAACGGGCAGCGAGGCGAAGAATTAGAACAAGCTGAAAACAGTTGGAGCTCTAATTTGTTGCCATTTGGGTTAACCAATGAGCGCCCAATCGCGCGACCCATTCAAAGTGAACGAACGACCGCCTCGCCTCGATTTATAGCCAATGCATTTTTCACTTCACTTCCGCAAAAAAAAGCTGCAAATCAACGAAAAAGAGAAAGCTTCAAAGCCAACAAAAGTTCTCTCTTTTGTGCAGGGGAGAAATGCTAACACAAATAGTGGGacagcggaaacggaaatggaagAAACTCAATCAACACCaaagttgctgttgctgttgctgttcgaAGGAGGCAGcagaaaattcaaaaaaatatctGACAGTTGCTTAATTCAATTATCTTAGATGCTtgaaaatgaatataaataaatatttagtcAATCAATTCAATTTTGTTCCCTCAAGGCTTGAACATACTTGACACATTTTTCAtgtgcgtatacgcaatgtacAAACGATACACGGTATTTGTGGAGTTGAACGATATTCAAGGGTGTTGTATTTGTATGTTTAGATTCAAACACTATTAGCTACATATATTCTCTAACACTAGAATCTGTGGGCctgtttatttttctttaaagaACTCATCATTGTATTTCCTTCGTTACCAACAATCTCGTTGGCATCCAAATCCGCTTAGCTACAATTCCATTTAAGGATATTATTTACCTATCCATTGATAGTTATCTAAGCTATTGTAAGATGAAGAAAACAAGTTCCATAAATTTTAGATTCATTGTTTAAATGTAATTCAAACGAAATTACCTTCGGCAGATTTTCCAACTCATTTCGACTGATTGTGAGAGAAGTAAATCCGCTTAAAGGGTATCCCGTAGTCGTGATAATAACCATAGCGCTCTTTTACTTGTTTATTACataacgcacacacacaggcaatGGCCTgggaaatatttcattaaCGACATCGGTAATAAGatcagcagctgttgctgccagGCCCGTAATTTATCAAAAGTGCAATTGTCTTTGCAGCGGGGCTCCCAAATTACCTTTCGCTGGCTTTGCTCTGGCCTCGATGCCTGGCCTCTCCTGGTAGGCGGGAGACTGCCAATGACACTAATTATGTGCGGCCAGGCGGTTAAAGCCGTGGCCAACAAATATGCTGATTCCTGATACGATGGCCAGCTGTGCTGGCAGAGGCTGGTGCTTACTTGACCAACAATTGCcaacttaattgaaattatGCCATCAGAAGTACAATGTGCACCCTACATATGCGtacatacgtacgtacatatatcagAGCAGCACTCCTATATGGACTGTGCGAGTACTTGATATTTTTTCAGTGCGTTCgccattttaattttattcgcAGTTAAGGCAGTGAATGCGTtaacaatttccattttcgaCTAGCGGCAGCAACTGTTGCTGACATTTTCCCATCAATTTGAGTGGGCGAAGAAAATTCCGTTTTCGATTTACAATTGCCGAGCAAATTCCCGTGTCATCAGGGCGGGCGATCGACAATCCCCATTGGCATTTCATGCATTTTTTAATAGCCTTTCCATTCGCTTTTCATGCTCCGAACTGAAGTGTTTTCTCCCcatattttttgaataattgtttgcagttttttttttttaattacactCGAAGTAATTTTTTGTTCAACTGCTCACGCTGTCCCGTTCtcgtttaatttaaattaatttctgtGTGGAAAGAACAccaataaaaatgtaattaatacACATAATTATCCTGAACGACAGGGTGGGGACGCGGGCGGGCCTCATCGAGCAAGAAAATCAAATGTCAATCAGTTTTTGTGGCTTGCCGCTTAAATACACTATTTATTTACTCAACCATGGGCGACGGCACTCCCAACTTCATTTTTGGCGTATTTTCCGTCAGGTATTTCCATATTTAAAGGGAACCAATaattgggaatgggaatggatgCCTCAGATACCTTCTCGCTTCTTCTCGAggcagttttttgttttactttttaatGAGTTGAACATTTGAAGCAGCACAAACGGAAAATgtaaaccaaaccaaaatgaaatgaaacgaaattaAATGAGGGAACAAAATGAAGACGAGTCGAGACGAAAAAGGCAGGAAAccgggacaggacaggacaggacaggacaggagtGGAACTTTTTCAACAgaaatttgcaattaaatgtaACACACAAAACCTCAAAGGCAAATGGCAATATAAAACGTAATGGGCCACGTTTAAATACTCGAACGAACCTCCCTCAGCCCAGCGAGAACAGTCCGAAAGGCGAAATTCAGACAAATTTCCAGCATAGTGTCActtcaaatgaaatatttgcatCGACCCCAAAAGTTTGACATCGGAAAAAAGGTTTTAAATTCCCGGCTAATGAcgatggaaaaaaaaacgcagaGAGCGGAAAACAAATTTCTTATCGAGCAGCTAATTGCAGGCTCAATTAACAGCGAATGAAGAAGCCCTAAAATAAAGGGAGATTCTTTTTGAAATTCAATCCGAGCACATGGAGCGGCAGTCGCAAGGTAAATGTCGGAACAAAATCGATTTTGGTGACACGAGTATATGTGCgtatagtacatatgtaccatCCAAATATATCCGAAAATCGAGCTTCCACTTCCATTAGCATAAACATAAAGCGTTTTGTCAATGGCAATATTATATACGAGATGCCATAtgtgtgatgtgtgtgtgctgtacCGTAccgtactgtactgtactgtactgtgcCGAGGTGCATGAGTTGGGTGGGTCCTTGTCAGCataattcaaaaataaattgcaaagcaaatcaaatcgaCACGTATCGCAGGTATACGTAGGGGGATAAAGGATTATGGCTGCTCGGCTACAACCCCCAGTCTGCATAATTGAGTGGCGCTTATTTATGCACCCCTTGGCAGCCATCCAGAGAGTGCAAACAACGAGAGCCCCCTAAACCAAAGCTCCATGTGCAGAACCAACCAACACTAGCCCCCCCAAACGCACGgaagaaaagaaggaaaaataTAATCAGTgctgaaattcaatttttgaaataaaacGCAAATCGAGAAGCTGAATTTCCAATGCCATTGAACATATGTTGGGGCAGGGATCCGATGGCTGGGTGGCTTGCCCTGGGCGGGGGGTCCTGTGGGGGGTCGTACTATATGCTGTGTTCTGTGTGGCGTAGTATGTGTACACTCAGTGAAGCGGAAACAAACAAGGTGGAACATCAGCACCCACATACCCGTGGCGTATGATTGACGTTTATGCAAATGACATTTTTTTGGGTTTAGGGCAGGTCTTCTCTGATCATATTTATAGAGCAGTTATGGTATGAATAAAGCAGTTAACTTACTACCCAAGATAAGGTGGCTAAGGTGTTTTTTTGACATATTTATAGAAttaatttggaaaatttaagTACTTAAATATTTAGTAGGTACAGCTGGATTCCCTTAAACCATAAGGAATTGTGCAGCATAGATCGTATAACTACACTAGAACCTAGCGTTTTTATTTCTTATAATGAAAACTATTGCGTAAAAGAAGATTTTCCTAATCCAAACGTCTCAGATTGCAGTTTTCACTTCTTTCTACTGGTATACATAGGTGGGAATACACTTTCTGGTGTGTCAGGCGCAAAGCTATCCTTTTTTTTAGAGAACATGTGTTTTTTATAGACTGATAGACAGTGTGGATAGACAATGATACTTGATACGCAGACTAGCTCCACCTTTGTGTGCTGATGCACTAACATGCCTTTGTTTGAACGCCAATGGGTCTGTTTTACAGAGCCGAAAATTAGTAACCCATCCCATGCCGGACTGTATGTAGTTGTAGCTCCTTCCAGTTGGGGTTCCGGTTCTTTGTACGTTGATTTGACATTAACACTAATTGAAAACTGAAATGCGATATGCCAGCTCCTATGGGCACTCCATTCCAGCCATCCCTCCTGATTAGTGCACGTGCAATGCTCTCAGCTGTCAGTCGAATGTACACATAGACTCCCTTGCCACCTTGGGCACCCTGGCAGTGGCACCGCTTTCCTGTTCAATTTCGTGCCATTTTCATGGTGAAAAGATAACAAAAGTTTTGCCACACTTTGCCGCGCGCTGGCAACATAGGAGTTTTCTCAGCGTTTTTCCGCCAACTTAttattgtttaaatatttacattgaAAATGGCGGCGGCAAGGGTGcgattgttgttgtcgctggcTGGAGCCACCATATGCGCGACAAGTTTTCCAccgtgctgccgctgctgctgccttttagGGGGAGTTCGAGGAGGTTAAAAAAGTTTTCAGGCCACTCCTCGTGGCTCTGTCCCGAACGGAGGCATCCGACATTGTCACGCAGTTGTCTGGGCGCTCTTTCTTCAGATATACATGATATAGTACaagaatatgtacatatgtatatgcggAGTTCCAATGGGGTTTCACATTCCTTCAGCATCTGGCAACGACAGGATGTTGTTTAAGAAGCCTCGCTTTAAGCGGGATGCCCCTAACTTAGGCTTCAGTTTTGCGATTAGTTAATTTCCTTTTTGCCAAAAGCAAGAATTCCTGATGTGCAGACGAGTATATTCGTATATGTCAGATTCTAATGCTGCTCGCTTTCAGGGCAGGGCGGCAGGGAGACTCGTACTTATTTGGATGatgggaaaatgttttcgcATAAACATCACGTCGGTCACGTTTCACGTTGGTCCGTTACAGCTCCATCTATGGCTACAGAGACACAGTTAGTGCTACAGTTGGAGCCCCagtggctgttggctgttggctgttggctgttggctgccgACTGTTGACTGCTgctctttttttattgttgaaTTGCAAGCAAATGTTGGGCAACACCCAGCCAGACACGTATGACAGTTTTACTACGATGGCAAACAATGCTAATAATCATCATAATGCTTTTCAAGTggcgcaaatatttgccaagcCCATAAACATAAATCAACAGGAAGGATGTGAGGGGTTTGGCCTGATTATAGAAAGGAAAAAGGGtgaggaggtggtggtggaggagtACTACTTTCTGGGTGGGTTTAAAAATGTCAAAAGCATGAAGCCATAATATACGATACGACACGTTTAGGCTCTGCCAGGAGAAGGAGCTACATGCTGGGGCATACAATTTGCAATCAGGCAAAACTAATTTGCCCAATAAGCCGCAGGCGAAGAGGTCAGAAAGGTAAACCAGTACGGGGATCGTACGGAAACGACAGTTGCAGGATAATGGCACAAAATCAACTTGAGCCGAAATTGACAATTCAGtgccacaaacacaaaactttCAGTTGTCAGCCTCAACCAATTGAGAAATTTCCAAAATGAcaatgaaattgattttcatcGATATATCTACGTACAGCCAGCCACACGAGTGCTcctgtatctgcatctctgtgtgtgtgtgtgtgtgtgagcttcATATTCATATGCGACCGTGTGCTCCTGGCATTCGAGTGTCCATGGCAATGACAGCCAACCGCAATGTAATTGATGTGGATGCCTTGCCTTTCTGCCTGCCCTGCGCTCGCCTTCTAAACTTGGCCAGAACCACACTTGTTCTTCCATGTTGTTATTCATTAAAATCAGAGCCAAGTGCTTTTGTCTCAGCCCTAGACTGCGTCCCGACAGTCCGCCCCAGAGGTCTCGAGTGGGTACCGCCCGGTGCCGGCTAATCTGCATTGTCTGCGCCTCGTAACAGGGAAGAAGATACACATGTCGCATTGTCCTGCTCCTTTCAGCCGCAGCGCCGTGTCTGAAGATGGTCGCGTGATATGGAACCCTCTCACGAGCCCAGATTTCCATGGAGTTTTGGGAGGCCTCGTCGCCAATGGCAGCAGCCAGATTGGATGGACTCCTACACTGATAATATTCTTATCCCTCCCTGTATCTACGGGCTTTGGTGgaattttcacttttattgTTTAAGCTTTCAGCACAGATTGTGCGCGTATTATTGAAATCCCTTTTGTGCGCCTGGGGCATGCCGCACACGCCGCCACATCCACAGACACACTCAACTCCTGCACCTATCcttactccactccactccacgtATCGCAGTATTGCATTGTTTCCCTTTGGCATCTGGCTTTGGCGATGCCATTACCCCCGCTTCGCACCCAACTCGCAGCTCCTTCCAGGCGCACTGCTTCGATGCTCCATCTCCTGATTTGTACAGAACAAAGCCTTGTTGCGAATGGCAAAGTTATTTGAAAGCATTGATTACATATTGATAGCGATGGCAGGCACTAAGACCTTCACCAGCGCCAAGTCAAACCAAGTAAAACCACCGACCGCAAGCCGAGATCCGAACTGAGAATCGAGA contains:
- the LOC4801185 gene encoding AF4/FMR2 family member 4, translated to MVPCQANCVNEGECLWPVESRQPKVSVRTQRVQEKGQEEGIPQQSNTMFPQAELENYKLQVELLQEKLQRSEDNRQQLEHKLDKILQKRSDLDKSVRLKSRQKYQEFLEEQTVRNERNKKLIHMLERIDEQTVAMSQRSERLKMMKLQYQMYFAKLVQNQTLRCIQQQATQATAPSGAGVGVGAAAAAVGGGMPIQVLVPPQAAAGMPTQPMAAAAAPPQWTLAMATPTHGGMLLTPQFATPSAGAPPGAPGPMPMPPQGLYYPEMYGATGTAPLGTSNLFDLRATLRAFDNENADLPERMTHFNAATSSQAALTGDYQAEASGRATPASASASAGGGGGGGGGASTTTSSLVAGQDKGARQLSSTSSTLATSSLTFDKLPKTSSSMTLTEMPLTTLASTAVDDVGGQPQMAGAAAERGREMRRSWSREQDHEHEGVADMAAWTNSRVTKVEYEKSPTVVGHNEPGQRQPHPQQQQQQQQHHNFEAYFGELKIDEPWQPGASASPSPSQSMGRTASPAGDRRQQNVRPGEGGHADGGEGISVGAKVCLTNDLLDEVIASRAALAKAAAAVDEQLARSNQLPPPVGNNEHAAAAAAVASSSSWNPKPGVSIENIENAIYGERLTGTATGAASPAAVPAEPVTRAPTQGFFENLGANTSPQEQADQHTLERIEEVQRESQPEPEVTDYGQYDASSYGESSEPIYASIDSASQQQQQPPGAPAEPLYSEIGNPTDYQQYATDASAEAGAGAEAGAVAGPETDAAAGGPGGADGDEAGAMQQEYSNIDYGNYEAGQYAAGYDPNAYPGYIYDEATGQYIADPNAAQYAPDGSYAGQEYDGSAANYDYGSYAEQQQQSPQEELQQMQAQVQEQGQQEQQEQQEAYPMTNDNGQSGMELEQSQQPLAITPAAIAPPVETKVEPTAAITTTTPVGVASKPVKPTSILSTTDKQAAPNDAQQQQQKKKKRVNFVDSSETDDSSSAKPAPAAASATGPAPAPAPALGPTSGPPTAGAGTGGATTTAAGGSESDFDFSTGSEAKN